One genomic region from Mycoplasmopsis meleagridis encodes:
- a CDS encoding YlxR family protein: MMKNDKKVTRKCIVTNQIFPVEELVRFNYKKELNEILLDKEKKLKGRGCYFYPTRTNWELLTRKRGLNKAFRTNVSNETYNKFTADLEELKWLK; encoded by the coding sequence ATGATGAAGAATGATAAAAAAGTTACAAGAAAATGCATTGTAACAAATCAAATTTTTCCAGTAGAAGAATTGGTAAGATTTAACTATAAAAAAGAATTAAACGAAATTTTGCTTGATAAAGAAAAAAAATTAAAGGGAAGAGGATGCTATTTCTATCCAACAAGAACTAATTGGGAATTGTTAACTAGAAAAAGAGGATTAAATAAAGCTTTTAGAACAAATGTTTCGAATGAAACATATAATAAATTTACGGCAGATTTGGAGGAATTAAAATGACTAAAGTAA
- a CDS encoding RpiB/LacA/LacB family sugar-phosphate isomerase, producing MDNKKIVALASDHAGADLKNELKNYLIEKGFETVDLGPEDSSKPISYATQGHKLANYINNHKEITFGLGFCGTGLGISYALNRHENIRAARVTSVEDAKMSKMHNNANILVMGGRITPIDKAKKMLDEYLNTQYEGGRHQARIEQIDEDINCS from the coding sequence ATGGACAATAAAAAAATTGTTGCTCTAGCTAGTGATCATGCTGGTGCTGATTTAAAAAATGAATTAAAAAATTACTTGATTGAAAAGGGTTTTGAAACAGTAGATTTAGGCCCAGAAGATTCTTCAAAACCTATTTCTTATGCTACTCAAGGACACAAACTAGCTAACTACATTAACAATCATAAGGAAATAACTTTTGGTTTAGGCTTTTGTGGAACTGGATTAGGTATATCTTATGCTTTAAATAGACACGAAAACATTAGAGCTGCTAGAGTTACTTCAGTTGAAGATGCTAAAATGTCTAAAATGCATAATAATGCTAATATTCTAGTTATGGGTGGAAGAATTACTCCTATTGATAAAGCAAAAAAAATGCTTGATGAATACCTTAATACTCAATATGAAGGGGGAAGACATCAAGCTAGAATTGAACAAATAGACGAAGATATTAATTGCTCATAA
- the era gene encoding GTPase Era — protein MNIGMFSIIGRPNVGKSSLLNKILNYNLAIVSNVAQTTRDQITGIYSDESYQLVFIDTPGIHKPKNLLGEKLNKSAFDSIIDIDCILFLTPINETIGKGDRVILDKIKDLPNKIAIITKIDLAKKPEKIQHKLNELEEYNFSSIISVSINNKKSIDSLLNLLKTYTYEGEKLYDSDFITDKTMRFLAKELIREAAIYFLREELPHSIAVEINEFNEYNDFIEINATVYVKKDSQKGMLIGKKGSMIKQIGILARKKIESLFGTKVVLNTKVKVAKKWIDDEKMLKKFEY, from the coding sequence ATGAATATAGGAATGTTTTCAATAATAGGAAGACCAAACGTCGGGAAGTCTTCCTTATTAAATAAAATTTTGAACTATAATCTTGCGATTGTTTCGAATGTTGCGCAAACAACAAGAGATCAAATTACAGGAATTTATAGTGATGAATCATATCAACTAGTTTTTATTGACACGCCAGGAATTCATAAACCTAAAAATTTATTAGGAGAAAAATTAAATAAGTCAGCATTTGATTCAATTATTGATATTGATTGTATTTTGTTTTTGACTCCCATTAATGAAACAATTGGAAAAGGTGATAGAGTCATTTTAGATAAAATCAAAGATTTACCAAATAAAATTGCGATTATTACAAAAATTGATTTAGCAAAAAAACCAGAAAAAATTCAACATAAGTTAAACGAATTGGAAGAATATAATTTTTCGTCTATTATCTCAGTTTCTATCAATAATAAGAAATCTATTGATTCATTGTTAAATCTTTTAAAAACCTATACTTATGAAGGAGAAAAACTATACGATTCAGACTTCATTACAGATAAGACTATGAGATTCTTAGCAAAAGAATTAATTAGAGAAGCAGCAATTTATTTTTTGCGTGAAGAACTTCCGCATTCTATTGCTGTTGAAATAAACGAATTTAATGAATATAATGATTTTATTGAAATTAATGCTACAGTTTATGTAAAAAAAGATTCTCAAAAAGGAATGCTTATAGGTAAAAAGGGATCAATGATCAAACAAATTGGTATTTTAGCTAGAAAAAAAATAGAAAGTTTATTTGGAACAAAAGTTGTTTTAAATACAAAAGTTAAAGTTGCAAAAAAATGAATCGATGATGAAAAAATGTTGAAAAAATTTGAGTATTAA
- a CDS encoding NusA N-terminal domain-containing protein: MAKKIETKELNYEKQFFKSILEYSVNHNISLDSVIDVFNQQTTKIIKKKLDQDAEIVYELDKKNKIAKLYNLYVSVVDNDPEIIRDIENNPEIRFYNITLNEAKLYYPEVKVDDIIKAPVSLSWISESKNSNIKLIAKVLFNSIVQGIKLLEKKIIYDKYSCMIGQKIMAEFVSQTDKGNWNVILLDPSGLHNVSAFLPRSLLNGQRDIKRGQKLEVVIESVEEDTKLSQIKVSLDSPLMVEAELKENIPEINEGLITIYKIQRKPGERTKVALKKTNSSNSDFDLHGAIIGINSNRINSIRSKLNNERIDIIEYSDDLITFIKNALSPAKVIDILKKEEKNNDYYVIVLKESITTAIGKKGVNASLASSLTGTHLDIVDTEKADELGLEYDKNALSLLSQFNYSSNKKVNSNNRKERKNNLTSFDFNMDTFDKDVAAFELQEQEDNNKYSDLNFDELFKQHEKELNELEKEQEETISEELAKEEIKKDIKNYKKAKKVIEDFKIDDDLTNFGLDKNIDLSDLNDEEW, from the coding sequence ATGGCAAAGAAAATTGAAACTAAAGAATTAAACTATGAAAAACAATTTTTTAAATCAATTCTTGAATATAGCGTTAACCACAATATTTCTTTAGATAGTGTCATTGATGTTTTTAATCAACAAACAACAAAAATTATTAAGAAAAAATTAGATCAAGATGCCGAAATAGTCTATGAATTAGACAAAAAAAACAAAATAGCTAAACTCTATAATTTATATGTTAGTGTTGTTGACAATGATCCAGAAATAATTAGAGACATTGAAAACAACCCAGAAATTCGTTTTTATAATATTACTTTAAATGAAGCTAAATTGTATTATCCAGAAGTTAAAGTTGATGACATCATTAAAGCACCAGTTAGTTTAAGTTGAATTAGTGAGTCTAAAAATTCTAATATAAAACTAATTGCGAAAGTACTTTTTAATTCTATTGTTCAAGGAATTAAATTATTGGAAAAGAAAATAATTTATGATAAATACTCTTGCATGATAGGACAAAAAATTATGGCAGAATTTGTTTCTCAAACTGATAAAGGAAATTGAAATGTAATTTTGCTTGATCCTAGTGGTTTACATAATGTGAGCGCATTTTTACCTAGATCTTTACTAAATGGACAAAGAGATATTAAGCGTGGTCAAAAATTAGAAGTTGTTATTGAAAGTGTAGAAGAAGATACTAAATTAAGTCAAATTAAAGTTTCATTAGATTCTCCACTTATGGTTGAAGCAGAATTAAAAGAAAATATTCCTGAAATTAATGAAGGATTAATTACCATTTATAAAATTCAAAGAAAACCCGGCGAAAGAACGAAAGTAGCTTTAAAAAAGACAAATTCTTCAAATTCTGATTTTGATTTGCATGGCGCTATTATTGGTATTAACAGCAATAGAATCAATTCAATAAGAAGTAAATTGAATAATGAAAGAATTGATATTATCGAATATAGTGACGATTTAATTACTTTTATAAAGAATGCTCTATCTCCTGCTAAAGTAATTGATATTCTTAAAAAAGAAGAAAAAAACAATGACTATTATGTTATTGTTCTCAAAGAATCAATTACTACAGCAATAGGTAAGAAAGGAGTTAATGCATCATTAGCTTCTTCTTTAACTGGAACTCATTTAGATATTGTAGATACTGAAAAAGCTGATGAATTAGGCTTAGAATACGATAAAAATGCATTATCTTTATTATCACAATTCAATTATTCATCTAATAAAAAAGTAAATTCTAATAATAGAAAAGAAAGAAAGAACAATTTAACATCTTTTGATTTTAACATGGATACTTTTGATAAAGATGTTGCTGCCTTTGAATTACAAGAACAAGAAGATAATAACAAATATAGTGATCTTAATTTTGACGAATTGTTTAAACAACATGAAAAAGAACTTAATGAATTAGAAAAAGAACAAGAAGAGACAATAAGCGAAGAATTAGCTAAAGAAGAAATCAAAAAAGATATTAAAAATTACAAAAAAGCTAAAAAAGTTATTGAAGATTTTAAAATAGATGATGATCTTACTAATTTCGGACTTGATAAAAACATTGATTTATCAGATTTGAATGATGAAGAATGATAA
- a CDS encoding Mbov_0121 family peptidase domain-containing ABC transporter — protein sequence MKMRKQFDQKDCSLYVLKYFIWHFHREDIDINYLKLKASYGSEGINVYSLKEQAKEFNIGIETYNCIFDSLNQLKKDDLPIALLIAKNYLRHFVILKKIKNNKYYIYDPEDEYIHVYSEKELREIFLEIILIFEPSGKIEKNNLNIENKINSLINNKKYTFILLFLACVNLLPTIGVAFYSKIIFDIILPNKSITNLLVVFLLFIWFNIFRFIVILYKNVMINKLTNKIDIELTQKLISKINSLRLTEFKKIEISDYLRRFNYVNVIAEYKANFLFYIVFDLLSFVVSSFIMIYLNYLIFAVVFILMIIISLFNYICRIKSSKLVKPLMHNQLLELESQKNILNNCMNVNKTHLANYLEKKHNILKLQSRQIFSNINNISNFKNFINSLFMGNFNIIIIFISSIFLLKNELSIGTIIMVLTISSFLINPFESISNLFFSKNLYNEAIDNINFMLNINNANNREGNLKIGDINEIYIDKLFFEYENGKAILNIEKFTIDQNIQFIGKNGIGKSTFINVINNNIDDWKGNITINNIDYWNLDIDKFKEEIIVLNSNNILPDIKVFEYITNGDKNKENNFNEVINTTSLANLIAKMNINLNQKIIDNGSNFSTGQRQFLFILRLFIQSYKLIVLDEIFENLDTSIIDELKKIIKNIHQKALFIEISHSKKFIFNSKEINFEEINRI from the coding sequence ATGAAAATGAGGAAACAATTTGATCAAAAAGACTGTTCACTTTATGTTTTAAAATATTTTATTTGGCATTTTCATAGAGAAGATATAGATATCAATTATTTAAAATTGAAGGCATCTTATGGAAGTGAAGGCATTAATGTTTATTCATTAAAAGAACAGGCAAAAGAATTCAATATAGGAATAGAAACATACAATTGTATTTTCGATTCTTTAAACCAATTAAAAAAAGATGATTTGCCAATAGCATTATTGATAGCAAAAAATTATTTACGCCATTTTGTTATTTTAAAAAAGATAAAAAATAACAAATACTATATTTATGATCCTGAGGACGAATATATTCATGTTTATTCAGAAAAAGAGTTAAGAGAAATATTTTTAGAAATAATTTTAATTTTTGAACCATCAGGAAAAATTGAAAAAAATAATTTAAACATCGAAAATAAAATTAATTCATTAATAAACAATAAAAAGTATACGTTTATTCTATTATTTCTTGCTTGTGTTAATTTGTTGCCTACTATTGGGGTTGCATTTTATTCAAAAATAATTTTCGATATTATATTGCCAAATAAATCTATTACTAATTTGTTAGTAGTGTTTTTGCTATTTATTTGATTTAATATTTTTAGGTTTATTGTTATTTTATACAAGAATGTAATGATTAATAAATTGACTAATAAAATAGACATAGAATTAACACAAAAACTTATTTCAAAAATAAATTCATTAAGGTTAACGGAATTTAAAAAAATTGAAATTAGTGATTATTTAAGAAGATTTAATTATGTTAATGTTATTGCTGAATATAAAGCAAATTTTCTCTTCTACATAGTTTTTGATTTATTATCATTTGTTGTTTCTTCATTCATAATGATATATTTAAATTATTTAATTTTTGCAGTTGTTTTCATACTAATGATAATTATAAGTTTGTTTAATTATATATGCAGAATAAAAAGTTCAAAGTTGGTAAAGCCATTAATGCATAATCAGTTATTAGAGCTTGAAAGTCAAAAAAACATTTTAAATAATTGTATGAATGTTAACAAGACTCATTTGGCTAATTATTTAGAAAAAAAACATAATATTTTAAAGTTACAAAGCAGACAAATATTTAGCAATATAAATAATATTTCTAATTTTAAAAATTTCATCAACTCATTATTTATGGGTAATTTCAACATAATTATTATTTTTATTTCATCCATTTTTCTTTTAAAAAATGAATTGTCAATTGGAACTATTATTATGGTTTTGACTATTTCCTCTTTTTTAATAAATCCTTTTGAATCAATATCTAATTTATTTTTTAGTAAAAATTTGTATAACGAAGCAATAGATAATATCAATTTCATGCTAAATATAAATAACGCTAATAATAGGGAAGGAAATTTAAAAATTGGAGATATTAATGAAATTTATATTGATAAATTATTTTTTGAATATGAAAATGGAAAAGCGATTCTAAATATAGAAAAATTCACCATAGACCAAAATATTCAATTTATTGGAAAAAACGGAATTGGTAAATCTACTTTTATCAATGTGATAAACAACAATATCGATGATTGAAAAGGAAACATAACTATTAATAATATAGATTATTGGAATCTTGATATAGATAAATTTAAAGAAGAAATTATCGTTCTTAATTCTAACAATATTTTACCCGACATAAAAGTATTTGAATATATAACCAATGGTGATAAAAATAAAGAAAATAATTTTAATGAAGTAATAAATACAACTTCTTTAGCTAATTTAATAGCAAAAATGAATATAAATTTAAATCAAAAAATAATTGATAATGGATCAAATTTTTCTACTGGACAAAGACAGTTTTTATTTATCTTACGTTTATTTATTCAATCTTACAAATTAATAGTTTTGGATGAAATTTTTGAAAATTTGGATACTTCAATTATTGATGAATTAAAGAAAATAATAAAGAATATACATCAAAAAGCGTTATTTATAGAAATTAGTCATTCAAAAAAATTTATTTTCAATAGCAAGGAAATTAATTTTGAAGAAATTAACAGAATTTAA
- a CDS encoding YhjD/YihY/BrkB family envelope integrity protein: protein MFLENSKKIKGYITSSTRQRKIKKLYRKKINNSILKNKLIGIKKERPWIETIIDKFIGLILNIFIWKRHKSYVLTLRHSDKDKKQLIQEIKDKFFKKEYRMLPVALAFYFLVSFVPIIVVLLALLSLIPNYNNLFVEVILIRIIPGIKSAFNGSEIAEIIAPKSTLSVVAIVLSALISIWLSSSGFGKFIYLQNLIYEHDNPGNFALNRLKGCFITLGICLYLFVWIIIYLTFFNAFDKAIQTDAFFYPSFLIFLLIALFLGIILLYIFAPSFKNWELKHNYPGALISSVLITFFIMIFGLLTKLINYSRYGIIAVFMYIALFVTFISFFLYLGLIVNNAFFKNNKQWTLPKKYWFKQF, encoded by the coding sequence ATGTTTTTAGAAAACTCAAAAAAAATAAAAGGTTACATAACAAGCAGTACAAGACAAAGAAAAATTAAAAAACTTTATAGGAAAAAAATTAATAATTCAATATTAAAAAATAAACTAATTGGTATTAAAAAAGAAAGACCATGAATAGAAACTATAATAGATAAATTTATTGGCCTAATCTTGAATATTTTTATTTGAAAAAGACATAAATCATATGTTTTAACGCTTAGACATAGTGACAAAGATAAAAAACAATTAATTCAAGAAATTAAAGATAAATTTTTTAAAAAAGAATATCGAATGCTTCCTGTTGCTTTAGCTTTCTACTTTCTTGTTTCTTTTGTCCCGATAATTGTTGTTTTACTTGCGCTTCTTTCTTTAATTCCTAATTACAATAACTTGTTTGTTGAAGTAATTTTAATAAGAATTATTCCTGGTATTAAATCGGCTTTTAATGGTTCTGAAATAGCAGAAATTATTGCCCCAAAAAGTACTTTAAGTGTGGTTGCAATAGTGCTTTCTGCACTTATTTCAATTTGACTTAGCTCATCAGGATTTGGAAAATTTATCTACTTACAAAATTTAATTTACGAACATGATAATCCCGGTAACTTTGCATTAAATAGATTAAAAGGATGTTTTATTACATTAGGAATTTGCTTGTATTTATTTGTTTGAATAATTATATATTTAACCTTTTTTAATGCTTTTGATAAAGCTATTCAAACTGATGCGTTTTTTTATCCTTCTTTTTTAATCTTTTTACTAATAGCTTTATTTTTAGGAATAATTTTGCTTTATATTTTTGCTCCTTCTTTTAAAAATTGAGAATTAAAACATAATTATCCTGGTGCTTTAATATCATCCGTTTTAATAACATTTTTTATAATGATTTTTGGGTTACTAACTAAATTAATTAATTATTCGCGCTACGGAATAATAGCTGTTTTTATGTATATTGCCCTCTTTGTTACATTTATTAGCTTTTTCCTATATTTAGGTCTTATAGTTAATAATGCCTTTTTCAAAAATAATAAGCAGTGAACATTACCAAAAAAATATTGATTTAAACAATTTTAA
- the cdd gene encoding cytidine deaminase, which yields MNKIKKLQELLPKAYCPWSKFQVAAIAVDDQGREFYGVNCENAAFPSGLCAERSAFFGSVAYGGKVGHFKELYVMASVDKPTSPCAGCRQVITEFMPDDAIVTLYGQKGDQKVVFTVKELVPMPIRAEQIK from the coding sequence ATGAATAAGATAAAAAAATTGCAAGAATTATTACCTAAGGCATATTGCCCTTGATCAAAATTTCAAGTTGCTGCTATTGCTGTTGACGATCAAGGAAGAGAATTTTATGGTGTAAATTGCGAAAATGCTGCATTTCCATCAGGGTTATGTGCAGAAAGATCAGCATTTTTTGGTTCTGTTGCATATGGCGGAAAGGTAGGGCATTTTAAAGAATTATATGTAATGGCTTCTGTAGATAAACCTACTTCTCCCTGCGCTGGCTGCCGTCAAGTAATTACAGAATTTATGCCAGATGATGCTATAGTTACTCTTTATGGTCAAAAGGGAGATCAAAAAGTTGTTTTCACAGTTAAAGAATTAGTTCCAATGCCTATAAGAGCAGAACAAATAAAATAA
- a CDS encoding MAG1140 family protein, whose product MKKLTEFNKWHMFLLIFLTLLSIAFFIFIFNYKIDKVKHVEISIDEKRNIKLLGDSSLSYLLDKDQKIVLEINNKNYEVKLKKIITNIKGTELIIYNFPKNVRIYPNSIINSYIFLDQKPLFMELFGK is encoded by the coding sequence TTGAAGAAATTAACAGAATTTAATAAATGACATATGTTTTTATTAATATTTTTAACATTATTGAGTATTGCTTTTTTTATTTTCATATTTAATTACAAAATTGATAAAGTAAAACATGTTGAAATAAGTATTGACGAAAAAAGAAATATAAAATTGTTAGGTGATAGTTCATTATCTTATCTTCTTGATAAGGATCAAAAAATAGTATTGGAAATAAATAACAAAAATTATGAAGTCAAATTAAAGAAAATAATTACAAACATAAAGGGAACAGAATTAATAATTTACAACTTTCCAAAAAATGTAAGAATTTATCCTAATTCAATAATTAATTCTTATATATTTTTAGACCAAAAACCCTTATTTATGGAACTTTTCGGAAAATAG
- a CDS encoding adenine phosphoribosyltransferase, translating to MNLKEYVRDIHDFPKKGIVFKDISPLLNNGEKYHYVIKKIAELVKDCDVIVSPDARGFLFGAPTAVLLSKPFVMVRKAGKLPGETIKLNYQLQYGENILEIQTNQLKQNQQVAIIDDVLATGGTVSAIKKLVESQGAIVKKIVNFIELISLKGREKFEKENIEVSSILHYE from the coding sequence ATGAATTTAAAAGAGTATGTTAGAGATATTCATGATTTTCCCAAAAAAGGAATAGTTTTCAAAGATATTTCACCTTTGTTAAATAATGGGGAAAAATATCACTATGTAATTAAAAAAATTGCAGAGTTAGTTAAAGATTGTGATGTTATAGTATCGCCAGATGCAAGAGGATTTTTATTTGGTGCCCCAACTGCAGTTTTGTTATCCAAACCTTTTGTTATGGTTAGGAAAGCTGGAAAATTACCAGGTGAAACAATTAAACTTAATTATCAATTACAATATGGTGAAAATATTTTAGAAATTCAAACAAATCAATTAAAACAAAATCAACAAGTAGCAATAATCGATGATGTTTTAGCAACGGGAGGGACTGTATCTGCTATTAAAAAATTAGTAGAATCGCAAGGAGCAATTGTTAAAAAAATTGTTAATTTTATCGAGTTAATTTCTCTTAAGGGTAGAGAAAAATTCGAGAAAGAAAACATCGAAGTAAGTTCGATATTGCATTATGAATAA
- the ybeY gene encoding rRNA maturation RNase YbeY yields the protein MVELNIDNNGDEFEYYEEFNEILKNLTRIFNINKLVVVDVTIVNNHEIQILNKKYRGKDYPTDILSFDFGDKKLYNDLPIFPLGELIISKEKVESQAKDFNHSLKREYCYLFAHGLIHLMGYDHENESERIEMNKLVDDIFVPLGITREYE from the coding sequence ATGGTTGAATTAAACATTGACAATAATGGTGATGAATTCGAATATTATGAAGAATTCAATGAGATATTAAAAAATTTAACAAGAATTTTTAACATCAATAAATTAGTTGTTGTTGATGTTACTATCGTTAACAACCACGAAATTCAAATTTTAAATAAAAAATATAGAGGAAAAGATTATCCAACTGATATTCTTTCATTTGATTTTGGAGACAAAAAACTTTATAATGACTTACCTATTTTTCCATTAGGGGAGTTAATTATTAGTAAAGAAAAAGTAGAATCCCAAGCAAAAGATTTTAATCATTCTTTAAAAAGAGAGTATTGCTACCTTTTTGCTCATGGATTGATACATTTAATGGGTTATGATCATGAAAATGAGAGTGAAAGAATCGAAATGAATAAATTAGTTGACGATATCTTCGTGCCTTTAGGAATTACGAGGGAATATGAATAA
- the infB gene encoding translation initiation factor IF-2, whose amino-acid sequence MKMTKVKRITNDENIKQSLLHVKTEIKDGVFIFSGKMPLNEFAKKINVNANEIIKKFFLKGHVFTINHILDEEQIAGICMDQGLDFRKEQNIDAANFLNEIDFKDDVKLLKKRDPIVTVMGHVDHGKTTLIDYIRKTNVTSTESSGITQHTGAYQALHNNNRITFIDTPGHEVFDQMRSRGAKITDVIILVVAADDGVMPQTKEAIKHAKSAEVPIIVFINKIDKTNKNLERIKRELADNDLVVEEYGGNVPVVLGSAINGTGIDELLTQIVLLTDIMELKANFNRYPFGTVIESKIDKGIGALTTVIVENGRMEKGDFIIAGSSFGRVKMMLDPSNMKQIDYATPGMPVIFSGLNIAPLAGERFIGIYDEKLAKKLANEKAQKDRNDILFNKSQTNNKLNQGKKIVNLIIRSDVQGTAEALESSLAKLSNDEAMIRVISAQAGIVSNSDLLLAQASNALIVMFNNKPSSITKQMAKQHGVSLSYHNVVYKVVEEIEALLEAQKTIVYEEKIIGSARVARLFKYSKVGIIAGCIMNEGSVKLGCKVKVFRNKKMIHEGFIETLQREKNEVKEVSNGKDFGTHLRKYNDVQVDDIFEFYEDVPVTNKTIK is encoded by the coding sequence ATTAAAATGACTAAAGTAAAAAGAATAACAAATGATGAAAATATCAAACAATCATTATTACATGTTAAAACAGAAATAAAAGATGGTGTTTTTATTTTTAGCGGTAAAATGCCTCTTAATGAATTTGCAAAGAAAATAAATGTTAATGCAAATGAAATCATTAAGAAATTCTTTTTAAAAGGTCATGTTTTTACAATTAATCATATTCTAGACGAAGAACAAATTGCCGGAATTTGTATGGATCAAGGCCTTGATTTTAGGAAAGAGCAAAATATAGATGCTGCTAATTTTCTTAATGAAATTGATTTTAAAGATGATGTTAAATTATTAAAGAAACGTGATCCTATTGTAACAGTAATGGGTCATGTAGATCATGGTAAAACAACTTTAATTGATTATATTCGTAAAACTAATGTAACTTCAACTGAAAGCTCAGGAATTACACAACATACAGGCGCCTATCAAGCATTACATAATAACAATAGAATAACTTTTATTGACACACCGGGACATGAAGTTTTTGATCAAATGCGTTCTAGAGGTGCAAAAATTACTGATGTAATTATATTAGTTGTAGCTGCTGATGATGGTGTTATGCCACAGACTAAAGAAGCAATAAAACATGCTAAAAGTGCAGAAGTTCCTATAATAGTATTCATTAATAAAATTGATAAAACTAATAAGAATTTAGAGAGAATAAAAAGAGAACTTGCTGATAATGATTTAGTTGTCGAAGAATACGGGGGTAATGTACCAGTTGTTTTAGGATCAGCTATTAACGGAACAGGAATTGATGAATTACTTACACAAATAGTTCTATTAACTGATATTATGGAACTAAAAGCTAATTTTAATCGTTATCCTTTTGGTACAGTCATTGAAAGTAAAATTGATAAGGGGATAGGAGCTTTAACAACTGTTATTGTAGAAAACGGAAGAATGGAAAAAGGAGACTTTATAATAGCTGGATCGTCTTTTGGTAGAGTGAAAATGATGTTAGATCCTTCTAATATGAAGCAAATTGACTATGCAACTCCAGGAATGCCAGTTATTTTTAGTGGTTTAAATATCGCACCACTTGCTGGAGAAAGATTTATTGGCATTTATGACGAAAAATTAGCTAAAAAGTTAGCTAATGAAAAAGCTCAAAAAGATAGAAATGATATCTTATTCAATAAAAGTCAGACAAATAATAAACTTAATCAAGGCAAAAAAATTGTTAATTTAATTATTAGATCTGATGTTCAAGGAACAGCAGAAGCGTTAGAAAGTTCATTAGCAAAATTATCTAATGATGAAGCAATGATAAGAGTCATAAGCGCACAAGCTGGAATTGTATCTAATTCAGATTTGTTATTAGCACAAGCATCTAATGCTTTGATAGTTATGTTTAATAATAAACCCTCTTCAATTACTAAACAAATGGCAAAACAACATGGTGTTTCTTTAAGTTATCATAATGTCGTTTATAAAGTTGTTGAAGAAATCGAAGCTTTATTAGAGGCTCAAAAAACTATTGTCTACGAAGAAAAAATAATTGGTTCTGCAAGAGTTGCTCGTTTATTTAAATATTCTAAAGTCGGAATTATTGCCGGTTGTATAATGAACGAAGGAAGCGTAAAATTAGGTTGCAAAGTTAAAGTTTTTAGAAATAAAAAAATGATTCATGAAGGCTTTATTGAAACTCTTCAAAGAGAAAAAAATGAAGTTAAAGAAGTTTCAAATGGTAAAGACTTCGGCACTCATTTACGTAAATATAATGATGTTCAAGTTGATGATATTTTTGAATTTTATGAAGATGTTCCTGTTACTAATAAGACTATAAAATAG